TTGTTCTCCCTCTGAACTCCCCAGTGTTCAGGGTAAGAGAAATACTGAAGATGAGGCAGTAATTCAGAAGCAGCTGAAACACGAACTGCAAGAAGTTTAGAAAAGTTCCCTCAGAAGAAGAGAAGTGATTATGAGgggagtaaaaataaaatagcatagGCTTGACACAAAGAAATTGGTCCCACTTTGTCAATGTCTTCCTTCAGCAGTTCACCATGCCCAGAGTTAAgaaatgtccaacagcagctccatcagccacttcctcctgctgccattggcacacacgcggcagctgcagctcctgcacttctgcctcttcctggccatctccctggctgctctcctggccaacggcctcatcatcagcgccgtagcctgcggccacctcctgcacagccccatgttcttcttcctgctcaacctggccctcagcgacctgggctccatctgcaccactgttgccaaagccatgcacaattccctctgggacaccaggaacatctcctactcaggatgtgctgcacaggtctttctgattttcttcttccttgggTCAGAGTATTTCCTCCTGACCATCATGTGCTATGACCActacgtgtccatctgcaaacccctgcactacgggaccctcctggccagcagagcttgtgcccacatggcagcagctgcctgggccagtgcctttctctaTGCTCTGCTTCAcacagccaatacattttccctgcccctgtgccatggcaatgccctggaccagttcttctgtgaaatcccacacatcctcaagctctcctgcACCAAATCCTACCTCAGGAAACTTGGGTTTCTTGTGATTAGTGCCTGTTTATCATTTGTCTGTTTTGTGTTCATGgttttctcctatgtgcagatcttcagggctgtgctgaggatcccctctgagcagggacagcacaaagccttttccacctgcctccctcatcTGGCTGTGGTCtccctgttcctcagcactgcagcctttGCCTACCTGAAGcctccctccatctcctccccatccctggatctggcAGTGTCAGTTTTTTACTCGgtggtgcctccagccctgaaccccctcatctacagcctgaggaaccaggagctcaaggctgtAGTGTGGACACTGATCAACGGACGATTTCAGAAACACTAAACTTCTCACCAGTTTCTGCAAATTGCTTGTAATAAAAGTCATCTTTGATAGCACTTGTTAGTTTGGTTGTTGCGtctgttttttttgttttacttttcaaTGGTGTTTGTAAAGCAAGGCCAATGTTGgtgtcttttcttttgtttctctgcatCATCACTTTGGCCTCATACTATGTCAATGAGGAGCTGTAGTCTTAAGTAGCTTTAAATGAGCAAAATGATCTCCCAGCAGAGTTGTCACTGGAGATCCCCCTTTTGTTCtcttctctgtggctgcagcagcaatgtctgtgtgcagagctgggggcagatcagggcagatcagtgctggcacaccCAAAAAAGGgtgagcctgtttatttcttccagttttatacatttgtgggtctggttatggattggcttctgggattactaccccttcactccactggccagaccagctgccaacctctcagggttgttgtttccctgagattctccttggggttgctgttccccaaggtactaagggttcccccagggttgctgttccctgggagtttcccctgggttgctgttcccaggggtaataaggttttcagtcttctctttgccctgggtgtttcacaccgaagccagagacgacaagttgagtccagtagttcgtgttatcaagctgtttattcttaattatctatcagttcttgtccagctttgcaaggcatccccagcaaagcaagacacgcggctggactggggcagatcagagagccccgcaccttaagtacggtatctttgacccaaccactgtccgagacgtattttttatttacaaaattttaccaatacctattacctatactaacatgtcagttctactctaagccaatctctaaaacccaactcagcacaagatgggggacgagagcaagaactaggaggacaagggccactccccaattcctccatcttgcctcttcagccctATATACTAAGAAttctaatttctatatttatattctataataaaccatccactacttattctaaattcttaggattagtgattcttcctgcatgtgagtgttcactcccatggacaggaatcagagtcagtgtcctcctgggatccgtgtgggtctaactgacccccctgttcagatcccagaccctcctgtacagtcttcaaatcctccagggcggccagaggaatatcctggactccaacaccaaccaacattattttcaggctagaaatatgcAGACAAAGGACAGTgatcaaaaacaaaaaaggttgattatgttccaaagtgtgagaaagtgaaaaactgacccttaatattgtacagaaattaaagaactgactccatcttatgaacaagtagaacacttaaaaaaactccaaaaaaccAGGAAACATCGAAATTGCTtgcttcatttgttttttttaagacatATATTACATTATACTTTATATACACTATATCATGAATTATCCCAGGTTATTTTATCACACTCCCTAAATTTGCATCCTGAATTGGCCAAAGTCTGCTCACTGTAGGTCCAATGTAGAAGTTTTGTTGATGTCCCTCCttctttcacagaatatttaaaaaatcaataattTCATGTTCACTGCAACCCAAACAGCCTCCTGACctccacatctcccaccagcccttctctgttTATGAACAGCAGGAGACAGAGCTTTCCTTGgcactgggaagaaaaggaaacctCCCCAAAGTGCACCTTGCAAGGTTCAGCCAGAAGgtgaggaaaaagcaaagtccctgccagggcagaatGTTGGTGCAGGAGGTGTCCCAGCGTGAGCCTGGGCCatggcctggctctgtgtgccaggagccggcagcgctgggtgcagggagcccagggagggcacagaAATGCTGGGCTGAGAAATGCTGGGGGCACAGCGAGATGGGCGAGTGCAGCCggccagggcacaggagcagcacgcacagggggcacagcctgcaggagagatggccccgggctgggcagggctggcagggccacaggcaccCAGGCCTTTgtcccctgggctctggcagcgcctctgcagccccacagaagGAACTTTCCTTTCAGGGCCTGCGCTTTGGCTCTGCCTGGGCCCTCCCtgaggaggctggcagggcttgCAGGTTGATGCCATTTGTCCTTGCTAAccctgccatccccctgccccacaaacAGCCCCGAGCCACCCGccagggacaggccctgctgtgccagcctgggctcagggcttggcctttctgctccctgcagccagcccaggccttgctcagcattgcagttccctgctcacagccttgggctccctgcaatcctgccctcaaggatctgctctcagcagtgcctgcgCAGCTtgggcactccctgccctcagaggggcccagggatgctccaagggaCTTGGAGTTTTGCTTCTGACTCCTTGAGCAGCTTCTTCAACCttctctcagtgcctggggGTCCTGGACTCAGCCCCAAATCGACCGTGGGGgtgatgaaaatacagaaagcccTCAGAAGCCTCTTGTCCTCCTTCATTGGTCTTTGAGTCTCCACGGCTTGTGCAGCTGATTGGAGTCAGTTTTGAGTTCTGGTAATGAGGAAGATTTCAAATTACctgtgtctttttttattttatttaattaaggGTGGGTtggttctgtttttttcttttccccacttCAGAGAAGAGGTGACTGAAGCATTCTTCAACTGATCTTGATGCGGAATGTCCTTTTAGGATGTCTGGGCACAGAGAAGAAGGAGCCCCTTTAGGGCTGACCCTGTTTGGACaacctgctcctcaccccaacCTCACCATGTCTGACATCGCCCACCTGGGACTGACAGCCCACAAGATAAAATaattatgcattttttaaaaaaaaatacaattcaattaattagttaattaaaacgtttttttttcttttttaaaagactaTTCTAGAttatattactttttaaaatgtatattaaaaagtccatattttttgaaacaaaaaaaaatatttgtcattgGTTCTAAGTAACACATTTCCCTTCATTAATTCGTTGACCACTATTGACTATTGATTTCTCCCTCTTTATGCTAATTAGTAcattttttgtcatcttttgtcatcttttttaTCATGTTCTCAGGCAGAGTAAAAGAGGCCACTTTAAGAACCACGGAGACATTTCTGGGGCACattttgtgcagttttgggtCTGGGGAGGGAATTTGGAGAGAGCTGGAAGGTCTGGAGGCCACTTGGGGGCGCCGGGTGGGCACTTGCAGGGGCCCTTAGGGATTCTGTCGGACAATTCGGGGTCCGGGGGAGCACTTGGGGCTCCAGGGGGCACTTGGAGGTCAGGGAGGGGAATCTGGGGGCCCTTCGGGGTCCGGGCGGGCActtggggggctctgagggggctcTCTGGGGCGCGGGGCATGATGGGAGTTGTAGGCGCGGGTAGGACACGGTTGAACGGGGCCGCGGAGCATCACGGGAGTTCAAAGCACAGCGCCAATGGCTCTCAGGGGCGCGGGGCATGCTGGGAGATGAAGTCACGGCTGGAATAGCGCTCTACCGGCGCCGCGGAGCATGCTGGGAGCTGTAGTCCCGGAAGTGGCTCAAAACTGGCGTTTGGGGATCGGGAGACAATTCCGAGAGATTTTTTCTGTCCGAGCCGCCACTTCAGGTCCTCGAGGCGAACGTACATGGTTTGGAGCGTTTGGGTGTAACTCCGTAAGCTCTAACTGGGCTCTTTAGGGCGCGGGGCACGGCAGGGGCTTTAGGTGGCGAACTGTGTTATGCGGGGGGACAATAGGAGATGAATTCCCCAAGTTGCTACAAAGGGCATCTGTGGGGTTGGGAGCCCATAGAGTCATGGCATCCGGGACACTTTTGGGGGGTCCCGAATGGGCGTGGAGGGGGCACTTACAGATCTTTGAGGGTCTGGGGACACTTGTGGGACAAAGGGCGGGCGGATCccgggggggtgggggggggggaggtCTGTGGAGCGCGGGGCATGACGGGCGTTGTAGTCCCGCCTGCAACGGGCTCTATCGGGCCGCGGGGCATGACGGGAGATGGAGGCAAAAAGAAACATGGCGCCGACACCAGGCACCGCCTCTGAGTCTCCGGTCCCCGGCGCTGATTGGCTGCGGGCGGTGATGGGCGGGAGTCTCAGCAAATGGGAGGCGGTGGAGGCGGGAACAGCCCCTTCAACCACTCCAGTGCctcccagtacagcccagtaCAACCCCAGTACAGCCCAGTACAACCCCAGTGCCATTCCAGGCCCTCCCAGTACACCCCAGGCCTTCCCAATACACCTGAGTTCATTCCGATTCCTTCCAGTTCGAGTTATCCACAGTACACCCCATTACCCCCACTCTTCCCCGCAgtgttcccagtgtccccaattTGTCCCAGTATTGCCCAGTACCACTCCCAGTATGTCCCAGTATGTCTCAGGGTACCCCCACAGTCCATCCCAGTCTGCCCAGATTCCCCCTCAGCATTCCCTGTGTTCCCAAATTGTCCCAGTCCTCCCCAGTGTCACTCCCAGTATGTCCCAGTGTCTCCCACAGcgttcccagtgtcccccagtaTGTCCCAGTCCTCCCCAGTGTTTCCAAGGAAACTGGAACTGCTCACGGTTGCCGTggcccccaaacccagcagtggGGTCAGTGCAGTGTCCGTGGGCACAGCCCCTTGCAGGGCCCAGGGCAGGTTGGGATGATGACCCACCCTCAcagctggcccagggcagggctggaggggtttTGGTGGCACCTTGGGCTGGCACACACTTGAGGAGTGGGTCTGTTTGCACTGGGGAAAATTAGGAGTTTTACATTGCTTCAAAAAATAGAAACCCCCTTTATTCCTGagtgcaggcagctctccaagcAAAGCAGGTCCCAGGTGAGGGAGGACACACAGGATGGGCTTGGGCAATGTGCAGCAAGGTTGTCCACACTGGCT
This sequence is a window from Prinia subflava isolate CZ2003 ecotype Zambia chromosome 27, Cam_Psub_1.2, whole genome shotgun sequence. Protein-coding genes within it:
- the LOC134562439 gene encoding olfactory receptor 14A16-like; its protein translation is MSNSSSISHFLLLPLAHTRQLQLLHFCLFLAISLAALLANGLIISAVACGHLLHSPMFFFLLNLALSDLGSICTTVAKAMHNSLWDTRNISYSGCAAQVFLIFFFLGSEYFLLTIMCYDHYVSICKPLHYGTLLASRACAHMAAAAWASAFLYALLHTANTFSLPLCHGNALDQFFCEIPHILKLSCTKSYLRKLGFLVISACLSFVCFVFMVFSYVQIFRAVLRIPSEQGQHKAFSTCLPHLAVVSLFLSTAAFAYLKPPSISSPSLDLAVSVFYSVVPPALNPLIYSLRNQELKAVVWTLINGRFQKH